Proteins encoded in a region of the Isosphaeraceae bacterium EP7 genome:
- the yidD gene encoding membrane protein insertion efficiency factor YidD translates to MSRPSLPSRALIASIRAYQATFSQLLGPACIYEPSCSRYMVGAIEKYGLVRGVLKGLRRIGRCHPWGRGGFDPP, encoded by the coding sequence GTGAGTCGGCCCAGCTTGCCATCCAGGGCCCTGATCGCCTCGATCCGCGCCTACCAGGCCACGTTCAGCCAGCTGCTCGGCCCCGCCTGCATCTACGAGCCGAGTTGCAGTCGCTACATGGTCGGCGCGATCGAGAAATATGGCCTCGTCCGCGGTGTCCTCAAGGGGCTGAGGCGGATTGGCCGCTGCCACCCCTGGGGACGAGGCGGCTTCGACCCCCCCTGA
- a CDS encoding MBL fold metallo-hydrolase, whose amino-acid sequence MVERQYVFPGVIELNVQARRRLGVNIYIIDGGTEFAIIDVGFLDELPDVLELIRQMNFSFSACKFILATHADVDHTQGLARARDVLRTKVLAHPKSVKPLEEADEITTYARIDAQNIHIKMPKCKVDQVINEGDVLTVGDKSLEVWSTPGHTDGQLSFRMGDLLFSGDNIFRDGCVGVIDAHHGSNLVDYIASLQRIRDCDAKFILPSHGPIFRKDNALLDATIARLEGYTHMADFGTCAVDWPLLDAWEDELLKGKPTF is encoded by the coding sequence TCGAGCTGAATGTCCAGGCACGCAGGCGGCTTGGCGTCAACATCTACATCATCGACGGCGGCACCGAGTTCGCGATCATCGACGTCGGCTTCCTGGATGAGCTTCCCGACGTGCTGGAGCTGATCCGGCAGATGAACTTCAGCTTCTCCGCCTGCAAGTTCATCCTCGCCACGCACGCCGACGTCGACCACACCCAGGGCCTGGCCCGCGCCCGCGACGTGCTCCGCACCAAGGTCCTGGCGCACCCCAAGAGCGTCAAGCCGCTCGAAGAGGCCGACGAGATCACGACCTACGCCCGGATCGATGCCCAGAACATCCACATCAAGATGCCCAAGTGCAAGGTGGATCAGGTCATCAACGAGGGTGACGTCCTGACCGTCGGCGACAAGTCGCTGGAAGTCTGGAGCACCCCGGGCCACACCGACGGCCAGCTCAGCTTCCGGATGGGCGACCTGCTCTTCTCCGGCGACAACATCTTCCGCGACGGCTGCGTCGGCGTGATCGACGCCCACCACGGCTCGAACCTGGTCGACTACATCGCCAGCCTCCAGCGCATCCGCGACTGCGACGCCAAATTCATCCTCCCTTCCCACGGCCCGATCTTCCGCAAGGACAACGCCCTGCTCGACGCCACGATCGCCCGCCTGGAAGGCTACACCCACATGGCCGACTTCGGCACCTGTGCCGTCGACTGGCCCCTGCTCGACGCCTGGGAAGACGAGCTGCTCAAGGGCAAGCCGACCTTCTGA
- the rnpA gene encoding ribonuclease P protein component: protein MTTARFRPHERLRDSAAFRRAFDRRKSASDERLIVHASENGMDCARIGIVVSRKRMRHATDRNHFKRIVRETFRLTRAEWPVGFDYIVLPRGKTPTLAETIANLPALARAVARRLAKNVGPAATPPEPPKQP from the coding sequence ATGACCACCGCACGATTCAGGCCCCACGAGCGCCTGCGAGACTCGGCCGCGTTTCGTCGCGCCTTCGACCGGCGGAAGTCGGCCTCCGACGAGCGCCTGATTGTCCACGCCTCGGAGAACGGCATGGACTGCGCCCGGATCGGCATCGTCGTCTCGCGCAAGCGGATGCGGCACGCCACCGACCGCAACCACTTCAAGCGGATCGTCCGCGAGACCTTCCGCCTGACCCGCGCCGAGTGGCCCGTCGGCTTCGACTACATCGTCCTGCCACGCGGCAAGACCCCCACCCTCGCCGAGACCATCGCCAACCTCCCCGCCCTGGCCCGGGCCGTCGCCCGCCGACTTGCCAAGAACGTCGGCCCCGCCGCGACACCCCCCGAACCGCCGAAGCAGCCGTGA